Genomic window (Dethiosulfovibrio salsuginis):
AAGACATCTCTCTACGACCGGAGGAACCTCCCTCACAGCGAAGGAGAACACCTCCGGTCCGTTCATGTAGAGGTTCTCCTTCGTCCGAGAGTTGCCGTACCTGTTGGTGTAGACCTCTTTCGTGCTCTCGTCGCAGGGCTCGACCGCCCCTCCTGCAGGTATTATCAAATTCTCACAGCCCGTCCCGTCGGTTCCGAGGACGAAGTTTCCTATGCCCCCCGACTGGCTTTCGCTGGATATCAAAGATGCGGTAAATCCGTCGCCGAAGATAGTCCTGGTGCTTTTGTCCCCTGGGTTTACGTAACGGCTAAGGACATCTCCGGTCAGAAGGAGTATCTTATCCGCCATGCCGGAGCGTACCATAGCGGAAGCCATGTGGAGGCCGTAGAGATATCCAGAGCACCCCAGGTTGTAGTCGAACGCCCCGCAGTCCTTTCTGAGGCCCAGGTTTCTGTGGACCAAACAGGCGGTGGACGGCATGATGTAGTCGGGGGTCTCGGTACACAGGAGCACCATGTCTATCTCTCCCCTGTCGAGGCCGGTCTCCTCAAATAACCTCTCCGCCGCCTTGGTGGCCAGCTCGGAGACCGGCTCCTTTTCCGCTATCCTTCTCTCCTCTATTCCCGTCTTGGCCTTGATCTTGTCGGTAGTCCAGGCCTTAAACTCTCTGACTAGATCCTCGTTGGTCAGCCTCTTCTCCGGCAGGTGACAGGATATATGGGCTACGTAAGCCTCTTTGGGGTTCATAATAATTCCTCCTTTTAAAATCTCTTCTCTCAATGTCGCTCTCGCTCGACGGAACCGTAGCCATATTATACGCTAAAAAGCGTCTTGTCATAGTAGCTGGTGCTAAAAAACTATGTAAAAAAAGGAGGGCAAAGCCCTCCTAGAAATCTAAATCTATCCTTTTGTATCCCTCTGGGACGGAGAAAAACTCCGGATCTTGGGGCCCCTCGACGATCTCTCTGTACTCCATGGTTATCTTGCCTAAAGGGGTGTCCGACACTACCTTAATAGCCGCCTCTAGATCGGGAGAATACCACATATCCGACCGGCCGAACTCCTCCTCCGAGGGGATGTGGCGATAACGGTGGCATGTATAGCCCCATAACGTCTCCGATGGAAGTCTCTCTGTCTCTCCTGTGTCGTCTCTGAGTACCTGACCGATCCCCATGTCCTTAGGTCTGTCGTCGTCGCCTTCCTGGTCGTCTCCCATCTCTAGATAGGCTTTTTCGTCCTCCATCAAGGTATAGGTCTTACCGGTCTTCGTGTTGAATATCACTATCTGACCGGCCTGCTCGTGTCGCTGCCAGTCTCCTTTTACGAAAATAGAGGAGCTAAATGTTCCGTGAGGGCCCATGACGACCATCTTCGCCGAGAACTCCGCACCTGCCGCAGGGCTAATGGCCAACCATAGGGTTATCGCCGCCGCTATGTACAGTCTTTTTATCAAAATCACCTCCCCTCGAGGGCTTCCTCCCCTCTTTCCAGGACAGTTCTCAGGACTTTAAGCCTGCCGTATGCCTTGGAGTTGGCCTCCACTATGGTCCAGGGAGCGTAGGGAGTGCTTGTGCGCCACAGCATCTCCTCCACCGCCTTTTCGTAGAGGTCCCATTTTTCCCTGTTCCTCCAGTCCTCGTCGGTTATCTTCCAGTTTTTCTCAGGAGTTTCCTCTCTGGACTGGAACCTTCTTAGCTGTTCGTCTTTGTCTATCTGAAGCCAGAACTTCATCACTATGGCCCCTGAATCGTGCCACTGCTTTTCCATGTCGTTTATCTCGCTGTAGGCCCTCCGCCAATCCAATGGGGAGCAATAGCCTTCCACCCTCTCCACCAAGACCCTGCCGTACCAGGTCCTGTCGAAGATGGCTACGTGGCCCGCCTTAGGGAAGTCCTGCCAAAACCTCCACAGGTAGTGGTGTCGTTTCTCGAAGTCGTTAGGAGCACCGACAGGGATGACCTCGTAGCCTCTGGGGTCCATCTCTTCGGTAAGCCTCTTTATGCAGCCTCCCTTTCCGGCGGCGTCCCATCCCTCGAAGGCCAACACCATAGGTCTTCTCTTTCTGTAAAGGGTGTACTCCATCCTCCTTATTTTCCTCTGGAGGGATGCCATCTCTTTTTTGTAGTTGTCCTCCGGTTCCAGCGACAGATCTACCTTTGACAGAACCGTCGGCGTGGTTACCGCCTCCTCCAGCTCCGATAGCACCACAGGCTCTTTAGCTGCCTCGACCTTCGGCTGGTTGAGCCTGTTCTCAAGGGCTCTGGCCACCACCGACAGGACCTTCACCGTGGCGAACCGTCTATCGTGGGCCTCCACTATGGTCCAGGGAGCGTAGGCTCTATCGGTCTCCCTTATAACTTCCTCCAGAACCGGAAGGATGGAGTCGTAATTTTTATAGGCGTTCAGCTCATCCTGTCCTCTGACCCCTTTGGATCCGTCGCTCTTTAGCCTCTGGAGGCGCTTTTTCTGCTCCGAGCGATCTATGTGCAGAAAGAGCTTTATAAGGAGGTAACCTCCGTCCGCCAGCTGTCTCTCGAAGGACCTTATCTCCTCCAGCTTTCTCTCCAGTCCCCGGTTTCCCTCGTTCGGCTCTCTCCAGGAATCTATGGCCTTTCTGTACCACGAGCGGTTGTATATGGACATCCTGCCTGCGGGAGGTATGGCGTTCCAGAAGGGATACATAGGCGGATAAAAGGGGTCGGACGTAAAGGAGTCGGTGACGTTTTGAACCCTGAATCCTCTGGGATCCAGAGGCAGTATCAGCTGGTTCATCTGGGCCCCTTTTCCCGCCCCTTCCCAGCCCTCAAAAACGACCATAACCGGGATTTCCGCCTCTCTCTGCCGCCTCTGGAGGTCCCCTATCTTAGCTCCAAGCTCCTTTACCGCCTGACGATATTCTTTTTTACCAAGTTTCCTGGACAAATCGACTTTCTCTAACATCCACATACACCTCCTTGTTTTACTCTTCCGTAACCATCGGCTTATGACAACGCTGTAGAATGAATCGGTTCTGCTGTGGACTTCACAGCATTGTCGGACTACAATGATTATAATGGTAGGATAGCTTCATTATACCCTTTCCAAAGGAGCTTCGCGAGGGAGGCGCTGTTATGAGCGATAAGAAAGGCGACGTGGATTTTAACGACCAATCTCTCTACCTGAACAGAGAGCTCAACTGGATATGCTTTAACGAGAAAGTGCTTTACGAGGCCATGGATAAAGGCAACCCTCTCCTCGAGAGGGTGAAGTTTCTGTCCATATTTCACAACAACCTCGACGAGTTTTTCATGGTCCGTGTCTCCGGTCTGGTTCACCAGTATCACGAGGGAGTAAAGGATCTCTCTATGGACGGAAAGACCCCTGCGGACCAGCTCATGGAGATAAGGTCCCGGCTCTCAAGACTTCTGGACATGGCGGACAAGTGCTGGGAGGAACTGAGAGGGCTTTTGGCGTCGGAGAGGATATCCATAATGAGGTACTCCGATCTGGACGATAAGACCAAAGAGGGACTGAGGAAATACTTTATCAAAGAGATATTCCCTATAATAACCCCTATGGCCATAGACCCAGGCCGTCCCTTCCCTAAAATATCCAACCTCAGCCTTAACCTGCTGGTGATGCTCCAGGATCCCGGGGAGGCCATACACTTCGCCAGGGTAAAGATCCCCGATACCTTCAAACCTTTCGTCGCCATAATGACGGGAAACGACTTTTCCGTGTATCGTAAATTGGGGTTGACCATGAGAAACGGCGGCGACTCTATCTGGATAGAGGAGCTCATAAGGGCCAATATAGACACACTGTTTCCGGGATACAAGGTCCTTGGGGCCCATCTGTTCAGGGTCACCAGAAACGCCGACATAGAGATAGCCGAGGACGACGGAGGAGACCTTATGGAGGCTGTGGCCGAAGGGGTCGAAAGACGGCATTTTGCGGAGGTCATAAGGCTTGAGGTCTCTTCCGAGATGCCAAAGGCCATGAGACACTTTCTCGCCGGCAGGCTTCACCTGGAGAAGTGGCAGATATTTCGCTGTCGTAAGGAAATGGCTATGTCCAGGATTATGCAGCTTGCCGGTCTGGACAGACACGATCTTAAAGACACACCGTATAAACCTAGGGTTCCCTACCCTTTAGGCGAAAGGGATCCCGTCCTGCCGATGTTAAAAAAAAGGGACCTGATCCTCTACCACCCCTACGATAGCTTTTCTCCCGTCCTGGACTTCGTCAGAAGGGCCGCAGTAGACCCGAACGTCCTGGCTATAAAACAGACCTTGTACAGGTCGGGGTCAAACTCACCTATCGTCTCTGCACTAATGGAGGCCAGGCGAAACGGTAAACAGGTCACCGTAGTTGTCGAGCTTAAAGCCCGTTTCGACGAGGAACAGAACATCGTATGGGCTAAAGCCCTGGAGGAGGCCGGGGTCCACGTGGTGTACGGCCTGGTGGGGTTTAAAATCCACTCCAAGCTCTGCATGGTCATAAGGAGGGAGCAAAACAGGCTAAAACGATACGTCCACATCGGAACGGGAAACTATAATCCCGGCACCGCCAAGATCTACGCCGATTTAGGGTTCTTCACGTCCAAGTCGGCCATCTGCTCCGACGTGACAGAGCTGTTCAACGCCATGACCGGCTTTTCGCACCAGGAGGACTACCGTAAGATACTGGTCTCCCCTGGCACCACCAGAAAGGGCATAGTCAGTCGGATATACCGTGAGCTGGAACACCACAAGAAAAACGGCGGAGGCTATATAGCCTTTAAAATGAACCAGCTGGTGGACCAGCGCTGTATAAAAGCCCTCTATAAAGCCTCCTGTGCGGGGGTAAAAATAGACCTTCAGATAAGGGGCATATGCTGTCTAAGGCCCGGTCTGCCGGGAGTCAGCGAGAACATAAAGGTGACGTCGCTGGTGGGCCGTTTTCTGGAGCACGCCAGAATGTTCTACTTCAAAAACGGAGGGGACGACGAGCTTTTCATCGGCAGTGCTGATATGATGCCCAGAAACCTGGATCGTCGGGTCGAGGTGTTGACCCCTATAGACGACCCTGAGTTGAGGGCCTCCATGGTGGAGGACATTCTGATGAAGCACCTGGCGGACACGGAAAACGCCTGGGAGCTCCATTCAGACGGAAGCTACTCCAAAGTCACCGTAGCCAAAGGAGAGACCGCCTTCGACTCTCAGAGGTGGATGATGGAACACCGGCAGGGCTGGAATCCGGTGATGGAGGATAGGTGATGAATCCATCCTTCGTCCATCAGGCTTACTGCGGTGCGGTCCTCCTAGGACATCTGGACAAGCTAAAGAAGAACTCCCAGATGGTGGCTATTTCGAGCTCGGAAGTAGAGGACCTTCACAGGGCGAGAGTAGCCACCAGGCGTATAAGGTCGGTCTTGGCGGTTATGTCCGGAGTCTTTTCCACCGACGATATAAGGGGCTGGAGCAGGGACATGAGGGACTACGGCAGAGACCTCGGCCAGGCCCGAGACCTGGACGTAAGGCTCCAGTTTATATCTCAGGAGTTAAAGGATCAGGAGGGAGACAGAGGACTGGCCAGACTCCATCTGAGGCTTGCTCAGGAGAGAAGTCGTATCGAGCCCAGGATGGTCGAAAAGGCCCAGGCATGCCTCGGTTGGGATATATGGGACCAGGCAGCAAAGAAGCTGAAGCCTATAATAGGTCAGTATCGCCTTGAAGAACCTCCTTTCCCCGATAAGATAGTGTCGGGACACGTAAAAAAACTGGTTCTTAAAGTCGCTGGAAACGATCTCTTCGTTAAAAGAGGCTACGACAGAGGGGCTTGGCACGGCCTCAGGAAAGACTGCAAAAGGCTACGGTACACCTTGGAGCTTTACGACGATCCTATGGGTGCCCCCTTTGGCCGGTGGCTTAAGGTCCTTAAGGAAATTCAGGATAAGCTGGGAGAGATTCACGACATGGACCTGTGGATAGAGGCCCTTCCTGCGTTTACCCAAGAGGAACTGGACAGGACTGTGGCCTTTTTCGGACATGCCAGAGGATTTAACCCCGTCGCCTCGGGGGTAGAGGGACTCTGCCAAAGGCTTAGGGAAAGGCTAGATAGGGAGGTCGACCTCTTTATCCCCTACTGGGATGGATTGGTCCAGGATAAAACCTGGAGCGATCTGATAAATCGTTGATATAAGGGGGATTTGCGGTGGAGCAGGATAGAAGGGTGGCCTTTATAGACCTAGGGACCAACTCAGCCAGGATGATGGCCGTATCGGTCAAAGAAAACGGAGCCTACTCGCTGCTCTCGGATCAGAAAGTAGCTGTCAGGCTTGGGGAAGGGGGATTCTCCTCCAACAAGCTAACACCGGAGGCCATGGACAGGGCCCTGCTGGTCCTAAGCCGCTTCGCCAAGTCCGCTAAGTCTTTAGGGGCGACGGAGATAACCGCTCTCGCCACCTCCGCCACCAGAGATGCCGCAAACTCGGAGGAGTTTATAGATCGGGTTAAGGGGGAGACTGGCCTTGACCTCAAGGTCATATCGGGACTGGAGGAAGCCCGACTGATATACCTAGGGGTATCCAGAGGACATTACCTTAGAGGCAAAAACGGCCTCTTTATAGACATAGGAGGAGGAAGCACCGAGCTGATCCTCGGTCACGAAGGGGATTTTTCCTTTCTAGACTCCCTTCAGGTAGGGACCATAAGGGTCTATAACCGCTTCTTCGAGCCGGGGTATATGGGCCCGGTGGACGAAAGCACCTTTGAGGACATGAAACGTCACGTCCTTAGCAGAGCCATTCGCTCCCTTAAAAAGCTCCGTTCCGCCCAGTTCGACCGGGTGCTGGCCTCCTCAGGGACCGCCCGCCACCTTCAGGAGCTGGCGGTTCGATCCTTCCCGGAGCTGGCTGAGCCCCCCACCGACGGACCGACCCTGACCCTTCGGGGGCTAAAAAAGGTCTCCCGGATGCTCTGTCCCCTCCCCGCCGCCGAGAGGGAGAAGCTGAAAGGGGTCTCCCCTAGGAGAAAGGATATAATAGTATCCGGTGCGGCTATACTGGAGACTATCATGGAAGAACTGGCCATCGAAAGGCTGACCGTAGCGGACAGAAGCCTCAGAAACGGCATGCTTGAGGACTACCTGGTCAGAAATGGCCTGGTGGAAGGGCTTTCGGTCAGAGAGGAAAGCGTCCTCAGACTGGGAAGATCCTGTGGCTTCGACGAATCCCACGGAAGGCACATAGCGGCCCTTACGCTGTCTCTGTTCGATAGTTCCCTGTCCCTTGGGCTTCACGAGTTTAACCCCATAGACAGAGAGCTTCTTTACTACGGGGCGCTCCTTCACGATATCGGCATGTTCCTGTCCCTGAAGGACCACCACGCCCACGGCAGCTATATAGTCAGGCACTCGCAGCTTCTGGGCTTCACCGACAGGGAGATGGACGTCCTATCCGCCCTGGTCCACTACCACCGGGGAAAGAGACCTAAGGCCCGGGATGCCGTATTGGCCTCCATGGACGAAGGGGCCTCGAACATGGTCCAACGATGCTCCATGTTCCTCAGAATGGCGGAGAGCATGGACAGGAGTCACAGGGAGATAATCTCCCGTTGTCGCTTCGAGAAAAGGGAAAAGAGGGTCTACCTGGTCCTAACGGTGAAAGAGCCCTCGGAGTGGGACCTGGAGAGATGGGCCCTTGAAACCGACCTGGAGGACTTCAAAAAGGTATTTCGCATATCACTTAAGTTGGAGGGGTCTGAATGACTTCGTCGGTTTCCGACATAAAAAGGCTTTTTATCGGCCAGATCGAGCTGGAAGGCCGAAGGGCCATGGGCTATATCCTGTCCTGTGGTGACGTTATTGAGGCGGTGGGCCATGGGACGCCTCCTACGGTCGAGTGCGTGGAGGTTGAGACCTTTCCCGAACCTATGACCATAAAACAGGGAGACTTTAACGCCCACTCCCATCCCGAACAGTCGATCTACACCGACTTGGTGGATAGGTCCTGGGACCTGGGAACCTGGTGTCGCAACACCATATATCGCTACAGTCCCTTTATCACCCCTAAGCAGGTCAGGCTGGCCTGTCGAAGGGCCTTCGGCAGGATAGCCCTGCTTGGTGCTTCATCGGTGATGGTGTCTTTCTACCTCCACGGAGGGAAGGGCAACGTCAACGATCGAGAGGTAATAGCCGCCGCCAAGGACGTGGGCATAAGGCTCATCTTCGGAAGGATGACCTACGACATGGTCTCCCCTCAGGCCTACGAGGGAAAGAAAAAAGCCCAGGAGAGCTACTACGAATCCCCCGACCAGGGAGAGGCCTACCTGAGGGAGCTTATGGCCGACGAGGGACCGACGGTCATGGTGGCTCCCGCCGTCCACAGCATGCACGCGTCCACCGCTCAGGCGATAGAGAGGGCCATAAACCTGGGATACGACCTCAAACGTCCGGTGCAGTTTCACCTCTCCGAGGACCAGGGGGATGTAGATATATCCCTCAAGGAACATGGCGTCAGGCCGGTGGTCTTCCTGAAATCCATGGTCGACTCCTGTAGGATTCCCGGTTTGGGTCGTCTGGTCTTCTCCGACTGCTGCTGGTTGGACGACCAGGAGAGATCCATAATGGCCGACTGCTCTATACCGGTGGTCTTGAACCCCAGGATGAACCACAGGGTCGGGGTGGGAGAGTCGGACCTGCCCTCGCTCCTCAGCTCTGGGATATCGGTGTTCCTGGGGACCGACGGTGAGGCCAGCAACGACGACCTCTCGGTTCAGGGAGAAAGGGAGTTCCTTAAGGGACGGTACAGCGGTGTGCTATCCTCCTCGAAGATAGAGGCCCTGGGCAGACAGCCCTTCCAGTTCCTGGACGGGGAGATAGGCCCCCTGGCACCGGGCCGACTTTGCGACTTCGTGGTCGAATCCGACGGCAGAACCGTCCATCTCTTCGTAGGGGCCGAGCCTGTGGTGAGGGACGGAACCCTGGTAAACCTCGACATGGAGGGGGATATAGAGGCTCCCTTGGCGGAGGAGATAGAGGCCATGAAAAAAACGGTGGAAATATAGGCCGATCTGGCTTATAATATCTCCCGCATGTCGGTGATTGCCCCGTGGTGCAATGGCAGCACAACGGATTTTGGTTCCGTTGATCTTGGTTCGAATCCAGGCGGGGCAGCCAACACCAAATTTCATCAGTAATCATAGAACGTCATAGAGACTCAAAAGCCCGCTAAACAGCGGGCTTTTTTGCTATACGCTCGTATAGAGTGGATACGCCGTATTCGCTCAGACTATCCAGCAGCCTGCCTATGATATCGTCGTTTAGATGATGGGGCTCGATCCCTGAGCCTATGAGGCGCTCGGTGGGAAGATTCTCGAAAAACTCGTGGAATAGGTAGAGCCGACGCTCCACAAAGCCAAGACCGTTTAGAATAACCGCCTTGGCCGCCTGACCGGAAGAGACCTTGTGGGAGCGAGTCTTGCTTAGGTGACGATCCAAAAACTCCACCAAGCCAAGCTTATCGACAAAACCCGCTACTATTCCGTAATGGGCCAAACTGAGCGTCTCGGTGCATTCCATCATCTTTAAACTCTCCTCTTCTGCTGTTTTATGGCCGACACCTACAAAAATACAACAGAATCCAGTTTTTTCATAGCAGGGAGATCGGGCGGAAGCACTTAAATCATAAAATCATCGCGTTTAATGCGGAAAGTCGG
Coding sequences:
- a CDS encoding amidohydrolase family protein, with translation MTSSVSDIKRLFIGQIELEGRRAMGYILSCGDVIEAVGHGTPPTVECVEVETFPEPMTIKQGDFNAHSHPEQSIYTDLVDRSWDLGTWCRNTIYRYSPFITPKQVRLACRRAFGRIALLGASSVMVSFYLHGGKGNVNDREVIAAAKDVGIRLIFGRMTYDMVSPQAYEGKKKAQESYYESPDQGEAYLRELMADEGPTVMVAPAVHSMHASTAQAIERAINLGYDLKRPVQFHLSEDQGDVDISLKEHGVRPVVFLKSMVDSCRIPGLGRLVFSDCCWLDDQERSIMADCSIPVVLNPRMNHRVGVGESDLPSLLSSGISVFLGTDGEASNDDLSVQGEREFLKGRYSGVLSSSKIEALGRQPFQFLDGEIGPLAPGRLCDFVVESDGRTVHLFVGAEPVVRDGTLVNLDMEGDIEAPLAEEIEAMKKTVEI
- a CDS encoding CHAD domain-containing protein; its protein translation is MNPSFVHQAYCGAVLLGHLDKLKKNSQMVAISSSEVEDLHRARVATRRIRSVLAVMSGVFSTDDIRGWSRDMRDYGRDLGQARDLDVRLQFISQELKDQEGDRGLARLHLRLAQERSRIEPRMVEKAQACLGWDIWDQAAKKLKPIIGQYRLEEPPFPDKIVSGHVKKLVLKVAGNDLFVKRGYDRGAWHGLRKDCKRLRYTLELYDDPMGAPFGRWLKVLKEIQDKLGEIHDMDLWIEALPAFTQEELDRTVAFFGHARGFNPVASGVEGLCQRLRERLDREVDLFIPYWDGLVQDKTWSDLINR
- a CDS encoding Ppx/GppA phosphatase family protein, yielding MEQDRRVAFIDLGTNSARMMAVSVKENGAYSLLSDQKVAVRLGEGGFSSNKLTPEAMDRALLVLSRFAKSAKSLGATEITALATSATRDAANSEEFIDRVKGETGLDLKVISGLEEARLIYLGVSRGHYLRGKNGLFIDIGGGSTELILGHEGDFSFLDSLQVGTIRVYNRFFEPGYMGPVDESTFEDMKRHVLSRAIRSLKKLRSAQFDRVLASSGTARHLQELAVRSFPELAEPPTDGPTLTLRGLKKVSRMLCPLPAAEREKLKGVSPRRKDIIVSGAAILETIMEELAIERLTVADRSLRNGMLEDYLVRNGLVEGLSVREESVLRLGRSCGFDESHGRHIAALTLSLFDSSLSLGLHEFNPIDRELLYYGALLHDIGMFLSLKDHHAHGSYIVRHSQLLGFTDREMDVLSALVHYHRGKRPKARDAVLASMDEGASNMVQRCSMFLRMAESMDRSHREIISRCRFEKREKRVYLVLTVKEPSEWDLERWALETDLEDFKKVFRISLKLEGSE
- a CDS encoding DUF4412 domain-containing protein, which codes for MIKRLYIAAAITLWLAISPAAGAEFSAKMVVMGPHGTFSSSIFVKGDWQRHEQAGQIVIFNTKTGKTYTLMEDEKAYLEMGDDQEGDDDRPKDMGIGQVLRDDTGETERLPSETLWGYTCHRYRHIPSEEEFGRSDMWYSPDLEAAIKVVSDTPLGKITMEYREIVEGPQDPEFFSVPEGYKRIDLDF
- a CDS encoding DUF4277 domain-containing protein, with protein sequence MMECTETLSLAHYGIVAGFVDKLGLVEFLDRHLSKTRSHKVSSGQAAKAVILNGLGFVERRLYLFHEFFENLPTERLIGSGIEPHHLNDDIIGRLLDSLSEYGVSTLYERIAKKPAV
- the pap gene encoding polyphosphate:AMP phosphotransferase translates to MLEKVDLSRKLGKKEYRQAVKELGAKIGDLQRRQREAEIPVMVVFEGWEGAGKGAQMNQLILPLDPRGFRVQNVTDSFTSDPFYPPMYPFWNAIPPAGRMSIYNRSWYRKAIDSWREPNEGNRGLERKLEEIRSFERQLADGGYLLIKLFLHIDRSEQKKRLQRLKSDGSKGVRGQDELNAYKNYDSILPVLEEVIRETDRAYAPWTIVEAHDRRFATVKVLSVVARALENRLNQPKVEAAKEPVVLSELEEAVTTPTVLSKVDLSLEPEDNYKKEMASLQRKIRRMEYTLYRKRRPMVLAFEGWDAAGKGGCIKRLTEEMDPRGYEVIPVGAPNDFEKRHHYLWRFWQDFPKAGHVAIFDRTWYGRVLVERVEGYCSPLDWRRAYSEINDMEKQWHDSGAIVMKFWLQIDKDEQLRRFQSREETPEKNWKITDEDWRNREKWDLYEKAVEEMLWRTSTPYAPWTIVEANSKAYGRLKVLRTVLERGEEALEGR
- the ppk1 gene encoding polyphosphate kinase 1 codes for the protein MSDKKGDVDFNDQSLYLNRELNWICFNEKVLYEAMDKGNPLLERVKFLSIFHNNLDEFFMVRVSGLVHQYHEGVKDLSMDGKTPADQLMEIRSRLSRLLDMADKCWEELRGLLASERISIMRYSDLDDKTKEGLRKYFIKEIFPIITPMAIDPGRPFPKISNLSLNLLVMLQDPGEAIHFARVKIPDTFKPFVAIMTGNDFSVYRKLGLTMRNGGDSIWIEELIRANIDTLFPGYKVLGAHLFRVTRNADIEIAEDDGGDLMEAVAEGVERRHFAEVIRLEVSSEMPKAMRHFLAGRLHLEKWQIFRCRKEMAMSRIMQLAGLDRHDLKDTPYKPRVPYPLGERDPVLPMLKKRDLILYHPYDSFSPVLDFVRRAAVDPNVLAIKQTLYRSGSNSPIVSALMEARRNGKQVTVVVELKARFDEEQNIVWAKALEEAGVHVVYGLVGFKIHSKLCMVIRREQNRLKRYVHIGTGNYNPGTAKIYADLGFFTSKSAICSDVTELFNAMTGFSHQEDYRKILVSPGTTRKGIVSRIYRELEHHKKNGGGYIAFKMNQLVDQRCIKALYKASCAGVKIDLQIRGICCLRPGLPGVSENIKVTSLVGRFLEHARMFYFKNGGDDELFIGSADMMPRNLDRRVEVLTPIDDPELRASMVEDILMKHLADTENAWELHSDGSYSKVTVAKGETAFDSQRWMMEHRQGWNPVMEDR
- a CDS encoding 3-oxoacyl-ACP synthase III family protein — encoded protein: MNPKEAYVAHISCHLPEKRLTNEDLVREFKAWTTDKIKAKTGIEERRIAEKEPVSELATKAAERLFEETGLDRGEIDMVLLCTETPDYIMPSTACLVHRNLGLRKDCGAFDYNLGCSGYLYGLHMASAMVRSGMADKILLLTGDVLSRYVNPGDKSTRTIFGDGFTASLISSESQSGGIGNFVLGTDGTGCENLIIPAGGAVEPCDESTKEVYTNRYGNSRTKENLYMNGPEVFSFAVREVPPVVERCLELNDMTMEDVDLFVFHQATEMMLTKLRDVIKIPEDRFIIDIEETGNTVSSTIPMAIRRATKKGRLLPGDKVLICGFGVGYSWGATVIRF